The region gcttcacagataaggaaaagctaaaggagttcatcaccaccaaaccagtattatatgaaatgctgaaagttatcctttaagaagaggaagaagaagaaaaaggtagagatacaaattatgaacaacaaatacacatctatcaacaagtgaatctaaaaatcgaGTGAATAAATTAtccgatgaacagaatgaactggtgattataatagaatcaggggcatagaaagagagtggactgactattcttgggggggaaaggggtgtgggggatgtgggaagagactggacaaaaatcatgcacctatggatgagcacagggggggcggtgagggcggagggggggtaggaacccggtggaggggagctatggggggaaaaaagaggaacaactgtaataatctgaacaataaagatttaattaaaaaaagaaaaagaaaaggtgaacAGAGGTaattttgctttcaaacatttttcATTAGAAGACTTTCCTCAGAGATTGTTTTCAGTTTCCACCCAAGTGCAGTCAAATGTTGTATTTCCAAAAGCAAGCAAACATTTAATTTTGCAggcattctgattttttaaaaagcgaaTTGCTTTTAAAACTTATCCAGCATTCAATAGTGACTTAGCATCTAGTCTGTAGCAGGTATTGTGCTAGGCCTAGGAATACAGAGGACAGCAGGCCAAAGATCTTAATCTAATGAAGCTTATGGCAGAGAAGATGGataattctgacaggtgtgaagtagtatttcattgtgattttgatttccatttctcccattggctaataatactgagcatcttttcatgtgtttattggccatctgtatgtcattTTTGGATAAATAACTTCAGATTCTTTACCCATTATCTTAATTAGGCtgtatgtctttttattattgaattataaTGAGACTTTAGATATTGTACATGTAAGTCCCTTATCAGAGGTATGATTCAGAAATAATTTCTCCCATTTTGTATAttctcttttcactttcttgatagtatcctttcaaatatttttaatttcaatggTGTCcagttttttattgtttgtgCTTTGGAGTTATATATAAGAAACCATTGCTTAATCTAAAATCACAAAGATTTATACCAAactttcttctaagaattttatagttttagctcttacattagGTCTTTGACCTATTTTCAGTTACTTTTTGTTTGTGAGGTATGGAGTCAACTTCATTCCTTTGcatatggatatccagttgtcccagcactaTTTTTTGAAAAGGTTATTCTTTCCCaattgaatggtcttggcaccATGGTTGAAATTCAGTTGATCATAAGTaggagggtttatttctggactttctcaGTTttatcccattgatctatatgtctattcttatgcTGGTACCACACTACTGTGATTACCATAATTTTGTATTAAGTTTTGAAATGGGGAAATGAAAGTCTtacaactttgctcttctttttcaataCTTTTCTGGGTATTCAGGGTCCCATcaatttccatatgaattttaggaccAGCTTGTCAATTTATTCAAAGTAGCCAGTTGGGCTTTTGATAGAAAATGCATAGAATCTATAGACCAATTTGGGGACTACTGCTATCATAAAATATTAGTCTTCAATTCATgaacatttatttagatctttagtTTTTTTCCAATAATGTTTTCTGGTTTTCAAAGTGTAGTTAACAGTTCTTTTGTCAGATATTtccttaagtattttattcttgttcatgctattataaatggaaatGGTTTCTTAATTACATTTTTGTACCTCTTGTATCATTTTTGTGACTTTTCTGTAgatctaaaataaaacattttaaaagaagcatGACCATATCAAATATTTGCAACTAAAACACATACATTGCTGACAGAAGTGTTAATATAACCACCTTAGaaaaaatttagaattatttaGTAAAATTGAAAATGTACATAATCTCTGCTCCAACAATTCTATTTCCAGAGATACTCTTGTATATGTGTAATAGCACTGGCTGAAATAGTGAAAAACtataaacaacccaaatgtccgtCAGTAgtataaaatcaatataatattctCTAATACACAGTTCACGTTTGAATTTCACTAACTGTCCCAcagttgtgttttatttttatttttttaggtctAGTATCTAATCAATAATTAAGCACTGCACTTGGTTGtcatgtttctttcctttttttttcctttacttgtggacattttaatgaacttCCCTCCGTGTAGCTTCAAGCTGCCAGGACACAGGTCCCACCAACACCCCTAATCTTCTCCTCGGCTCTTCTGCTGAAGAACTTGGTCTTCACAATGACAGGCTGCTTTGGGagctttcccttccccagaaCTTTGTAGTAGCCCGATCGCACCACATCAATGATAGGAGCAGCTCCAGTCTTGCTCTTGGCAGCATTTACCCGTGTCTGCTCACTGACCAGGGTCCACAGTTTATCAGTTGGGCAGAAGCTCTGGTTCCTCTTTAAGCGGTAATGCCTCATACCAACTTTCCCAGACGCCTGGGTGATATTTGTCCAAGTTGATGCTGTGATGATGCAAGCCACCAGGATTACCTTAGCCTCCCGGGTGCTTCCTGATGCAGCTGTGGCCCCTGCTCTTGTGCCCTGAAGTTTTTGAATCTTCCTCAGCCTGGATGGCATGTCGGTGGCCGAGAAGCAAGAGCGATTGTCATGTTTCTTTATTCTCCATAATTAAAACAGCCccctactttttttctttttggtttttcattgatatttttaaaa is a window of Myotis daubentonii chromosome 8, mMyoDau2.1, whole genome shotgun sequence DNA encoding:
- the LOC132239027 gene encoding large ribosomal subunit protein uL15-like, which gives rise to MPSRLRKIQKLQGTRAGATAASGSTREAKVILVACIITASTWTNITQASGKVGMRHYRLKRNQSFCPTDKLWTLVSEQTRVNAAKSKTGAAPIIDVVRSGYYKVLGKGKLPKQPVIVKTKFFSRRAEEKIRGVGGTCVLAA